ATGGATATTTTGCCCCCAAAAGTACAAGAGTTGCTACCTCATATGATCAAGCAAAACTGGTTGGCAGGGTACGCAAACCTCGAAAACATAGGCAGAGCGCTCACCAGGGTAAGTGAACGTATTAGCATGCGCACACAATATGACTCAAAGATTGAGTTGGCAATCAAAAACCTGGAAACAGGCTATCGTGAGTTTGAAAATGATTTTAATGTGTTTTTTCCGGATATGATTGTTTATATCAATGCATTTTTATCAAAAATTCATACCGAGGTATAGGTTTACCTAAAACTGTTTTGAGGAATCCATCCACAGATATAAGGACTTATCTTTGGTGGAGTTGTTTGATTGTTTTTTTGATCGTATCCTTCGTCCATTCCGTGCCTTAAACTTGTCTTTATCAGCTTGCTATCAGGCAAAAATGCCACAAATGCCCATCCACTTTGTGTAGCCAGCACATAACCTTTAGCTCCTTTAGCATATTTTGCTACCACATTGCCCCAAAGTGTTTTGGTGGCTTTATATTGGTTGTATTCCCCTTCTTTTATCTTTTTGGCAGGGGTATCGTCTACTTGTGGGCTGTATCTTGCCTGGCTTACTTTGGTGAGGGTAACCAGAGAGGGTTTAAGGGCAATTTTTTTAGGCAACTTACTTTGCGAAGCATAGTATAGTTTAGGGCTTGCCACATACGATTGTGCGGTGTGGTTGTACACAAATGTCTGGGAAATTTGGGTTTCTTGTTCATCTATAATGAATATAGCGTGTTGTAAAAAAGTCTGTTTACGTTTGTGTCTGATGAGTACAAATTGGCCAGCATTGTCGTACACATACTCAAACTTACCTTTGTGGTTGAAGTAAAAATAGTAGCCAGGGGTAGGACCAAAGTAAGTATTAAAAATAAGCACCAGGTCTACAGTTTTATCCTGGTCAAAGTCGAGCACCCAATACAGGCGCTCTGCCATGTGCTCGTCTTTATTGGGTTTGCCAAAAGTAGCCGGGTTGTAGTATATAGGAGATTTTAGAAGCTTGTTAGTTAGTATGCCTCTTACAATTTTTAATTGTTCGTTTTCGCTTAACTTTGCCTCATATTTTTTCAATTTCTTTTTCATTTGTTGCGATCTCTTCTTGGAATAAGGAGCGTGTTTAATGTGAAAGAAAGGTGTTTTTTGGGCAAAAATAGTAGACATAACCAAGCAAAAGGTGAGGGTGAGTAGGGGAGAGGTTGTTTTCATAATGATAAAAAAATAGGGTGATCAAATGAGGTTTTCGAGCAAACCATTGATCACCCTTAGTGACTGTTAGCCAGAGGCCAAATATTTAGAACGGCAAGTCGTCTTGCTCGGTATCGTCAGACTTGAGGTTGAAAGTTTCTTCAAAGGGAGGAGGCTCAGGCATAGGTGTATTTGGGTTGTTACCAGCAGCAGGAGTACTTGCTTGATTAAGCGCATCGATTCTCCATGCCTTTACATCAGTATACCATTTACCATTATATTCCCGTGATTCTATATTGATAGAAGCTTTGATTTCATCGCCAAGATTAAACTGCTGTAGGCGGTCAATTTTGTCGCCCCACATAGTAATACAAACCGATTTAGGATACTGGTCCATAGTTTCGATAACAAAACTTTGTTTTTTCCATTCTCCGTTGCGTCCTTGCCCGCTTTCTAGAGGCAATACCTGACGAAGTACTCCATTAATTTCTAGCATTGATTGTTTATATATATAAGCTTATTGTATAAATAAATACTTACAAAAAAACTCATAAACTTCCCTTTTATGGGCAATCTGTATTTGTTTTATAAGCATTTGTAACTAAAGAATGGTTATAAAATAAGTTCCCGGTTTTGAGGGAAAGGTTTTGCTCTGATATGAGGTTCCTTTTGCGAGTTCTGCCAGAGGCTAAAAAGCTCACAATCCTGACTTATCGGGGAAAGTTATTTTTTGTCCATTTCTAAATGCTAAGATAATTATTTTTTTTGTTTTTTGCAGCTACAAAGCAGCGAAGCTTTTATTTTGTAAGTGTGTGTGAAGATTTATATGGTGAAGTGTTGGTGAGTGTTTGACTTTGCCGCCAACTTTTTTAGTATAATTGAGTACTTATGCATAAGCTACCAATGTTGTGCAATTTGTTAGAAACAAATTTATTTTTTATTGTCGTTTTCACGATGGAGTACTTTGATCTAAAATAAGCCGCAAGTAATACCATTCGGGTAAGCAAGTTTTACCAACCCAACTAATTTTTTAAATTATGAATACTACCTGGAAGATTCAGAAAAAAATGCATTGGTTTTTTGCATTGTATGTTGCCTTGGTTTGTCAAACTGCTATTGCACAAACCGAAGTAGACCCCATGAGCCATTTACAGTTTTTGGCGAGCAACAAGTGGATCATCAAAGATAAAATGCAGCAATCGAGCAAAACTACCAACACAGGCGAAGTAGTATTTACACTGGCGCTCGATAAAAGAATTATCAATTTTACCAGGTATTATTATTTAGGTACCAACGACTTACGTCCTGGTACTAAAGGTACCTTAGCCCTGAACCCTTTTTTGGGTAAAATAAAACAGTTTACTTTTAGCGACGATGGACAAACTACCGAAGGGGTGCTCTCCGAAGTCACCAAAAAAGGTTTTACTATTGAGTACGACAAGTTTTTGCCCGATGGACAAAAGGTAAAAGGTAAAGAAGTTTTTAAGAAAAAAAGCCAGGGTGTAATAGAGGTGAAGCGTTTTAGCTGGAACGGCAACCAGTGGCAGGCAGTCAGTGCGTTTTTGTGGACGCGCAACAGTAAAAAAGTAGCGTATAAGCCAGTAACCAAAACCATCAATACTAAAAAATATACCTTCGAAACTAGAGAATGGGATGTGCCATTGAAGGTTGTGGTCAATAAAAAATCTGAAGGGTTAGTTTTTAAACCCTATACATCAGGTGTAGACGTGTATCGTCACTCTTATGCTTATGAACTGGTGGGAAGCTTTAAAGTAAATAAAATGATTGTGTCGAAACTTCAACTTAAGTTGGAGTTATTTGACAAAGCAGACAAATTGCTTTTTACCAAAAACTACAATGCCATCAGCTTTTTATTTCCCTCTTATCGCAGTGGCGACGATATACCGATTAAAATTCTCAAATATGTAAAAGACCAACCTTTAGCAGCCATTGCCAAGGCAAAACTAAGTGTACAAACCATAAGCAAAGTAGCCGCTCCAGAAAAGTTTGAACCTTCAGAAAAGGTTGAGTTTACCTGGGGAACCAGCCAACCTGCCAATGCAGCGATTGAAATAAGAGGCAGGCAAAACAGCGTATCTAAATCTTATAGAAAGGGGTATCGGTCTTATAAATTTTTGCTTGAAATAAAAAACACTGGTAAATTATTGTTCAAGGGCTTGACCTTGAGGTTTGAGTGGTTCAATGATCAAAATGAGGTAATCTTTACTAAAAAATGCTATGTTGTCA
The genomic region above belongs to Microscilla marina ATCC 23134 and contains:
- a CDS encoding acyl carrier protein phosphodiesterase, with protein sequence MDILPPKVQELLPHMIKQNWLAGYANLENIGRALTRVSERISMRTQYDSKIELAIKNLETGYREFENDFNVFFPDMIVYINAFLSKIHTEV
- a CDS encoding DUF3127 domain-containing protein, translating into MLEINGVLRQVLPLESGQGRNGEWKKQSFVIETMDQYPKSVCITMWGDKIDRLQQFNLGDEIKASINIESREYNGKWYTDVKAWRIDALNQASTPAAGNNPNTPMPEPPPFEETFNLKSDDTEQDDLPF